Proteins encoded by one window of Mastacembelus armatus chromosome 23, fMasArm1.2, whole genome shotgun sequence:
- the mettl25 gene encoding putative methyltransferase-like protein 25 isoform X2 has translation MNSERLNMFASSNSLTEIQRYIDEVRRFLSVALSIANAHTVEFYTHDVWQRFMAVGPGEVLSAVSACSDRQGAAEHNGPAQTETMFGFCRETNRLVDTHELLQMAKVHSLPGLEVCLSRDELMQAFRQSRPEHGALPADIAELEPDAFMKAKKSHEVQSMSEVVACLAEHCRVKQVIDVGSGKGYLSSFLSLQYGLRVYGIDSSSTNTHGAQERNRKLKKFSRVYQKRSKVIKAQAEAVHSPQEELAQIKSGINGGGDVLYGDGDKMPQEEVLTDLSEVDQHSESTPETEELFLSTLSLDVIQTARTSPSHLSAEERERRKRENLERKQRNRSESSNVVFSPLTSYITAETELRELISELEDAVMVGLHTCGDLAPSTLRMFVAKRELAAVCSVGCCYHLLSEEFDSAGQECLQSVCGFPLSQYLRSQSWFCGRNARMSACLALERVSHGKGIQMESLFYRAVLHVILRDHYDSYKSEKRVGNVYSKAKSFVDYVRRALRKLELDESKLSDSEIQDYYDTYRPRIDEMHAFNMLKVTLAPCIEGLILLDRLCYLKEQEDVSFSALVQLFDPLLSPRCYAVVGLKSYGNGVTS, from the exons ATGAACTCAGAGCGTTTGAACATGTTCGCTTCCTCAAACAGTCTCACGGAAATCCAGCGATACATAGATGAAGTTAGGCGCTTTCTGTCCGTGGCTCTGAGCATCGCTAACGCTCACACTGTGGAGTTTTACACCCACGACGTGTGGCAGCGGTTCATGGCGGTTGGGCCGGGGGAGGTGCTGTCAGCCGTCAGCGCCTGCAGTGACCGGCAGGGGGCGGCAGAGCACAACGGTCCCG CACAAACCGAAACCATGTTTGGGTTTTGCAGGGAGACAAATCGACTGGTTGATACCCATGAACTTTTGCAGATGGCCAAGGTTCACTCTCTTCCTGGCCTTGAAGTCTGTTTGAGCAGAGATGAGCTAATGCAGGCCTTCAGACAGAGCAGGCCTGAGCATGGGGCTCTGCCAGCAGATATAG CTGAACTGGAGCCAGATGCTTTTATGAAAGCTAAAAAATCTCATGAAGTCCAGTCTATGTCTGAGGTGGTGGCCTGTTTAGCTGAACACTGTCGAGTCAAACAG GTGATAGATGTGGGCTCAGGAAAGGGTTACCTGAGCTCCTTCCTGTCCCTGCAGTACGGCCTCAGAGTTTATGGCATCGACTCCTCCAGCACCAACACCCACGGTGCCCAGGAAAGAAACAGGAAGCTCAAGAAGTTCTCCAGGGTGTACCAGAAACGCAGCAAGGTGATAAAGGCACAGGCAGAGGCTGTACATTCACCTCAGGAAGAGCTGGCACAAATAAAGTCTGGAATTAATGGAGGTGGTGATGTTTTATATGGTGATGGGGATAAAATGCCACAGGAGGAGGTGTTAACTGACTTATCAGAAGTGGACCAGCATTCAGAGTCAACCCCAGAAACAGAGGAGCTCTTCCTAAGCACTCTTTCACTGGATGTCATACAGACTGCCAGAACTTCCCCGAGTCACCTGAgtgctgaggagagagagaggaggaagagggagaacctagagaggaaacagaggaacAGAAGTGAGAGTTCCAATGTCGTCTTTTCACCTCTCACATCTTACATTACTGCAGAAACTGAGCTCCGAGAGCTTATCAGTGAGCTGGAG GATGCGGTCATGGTTGGCCTGCACACATGTGGTGACTTGGCTCCCAGCACCCTGAGGATGTTTGTGGCTAAACGAGAGCTGGCCGCAGTCTGCAGTGTGGGCTGCTGCTATCACCTGCTGTCTGAGGAGTTTGACAGTGCCGGACAGG AGTGtttgcaaagtgtgtgtggtttccCTCTGAGTCAGTACCTCCGCAGCCAGTCCTGGTTCTGCGGCAGAAACGCCAGGATGTCAGCATGTTTG GCACTGGAGAGGGTTTCACATGGAAAAGGA ATTCAGATGGAGTCTCTGTTCTACCGAGCAGTCCTCCATGTTATTCTGAGAGACCACTACGACTCCTATAAAAG TGAAAAGCGAGTTGGGAATGTTTACTCCAAGGCTAAATCATTCGTGGACTATGTTCGTCGAGCTCTTCGCAAACTGGAACTGGATGAATCAAAG CTTTCTGACAGTGAAATCCAGGATTACTATGACACATATAGACCACGAATAGACGAGATGCATGCTTTTAATATG TTGAAGGTGACTCTGGCTCCCTGTATCGAAGGTCTGATTCTCCTGGATCGCCTCTGTTACCTGAAGGAACAG GAGGACGTATCATTCTCTGCACTGGTGCAGCTCTTTGATCCCCTGCTGTCACCAAGATGTTACGCTGTCGTGGGACTGAAGAGTTATGGAAACGGAGTTACAAGCTAA
- the mettl25 gene encoding putative methyltransferase-like protein 25 isoform X1, whose protein sequence is MNSERLNMFASSNSLTEIQRYIDEVRRFLSVALSIANAHTVEFYTHDVWQRFMAVGPGEVLSAVSACSDRQGAAEHNGPAQTETMFGFCRETNRLVDTHELLQMAKVHSLPGLEVCLSRDELMQAFRQSRPEHGALPADIAAELEPDAFMKAKKSHEVQSMSEVVACLAEHCRVKQVIDVGSGKGYLSSFLSLQYGLRVYGIDSSSTNTHGAQERNRKLKKFSRVYQKRSKVIKAQAEAVHSPQEELAQIKSGINGGGDVLYGDGDKMPQEEVLTDLSEVDQHSESTPETEELFLSTLSLDVIQTARTSPSHLSAEERERRKRENLERKQRNRSESSNVVFSPLTSYITAETELRELISELEDAVMVGLHTCGDLAPSTLRMFVAKRELAAVCSVGCCYHLLSEEFDSAGQECLQSVCGFPLSQYLRSQSWFCGRNARMSACLALERVSHGKGIQMESLFYRAVLHVILRDHYDSYKSEKRVGNVYSKAKSFVDYVRRALRKLELDESKLSDSEIQDYYDTYRPRIDEMHAFNMLKVTLAPCIEGLILLDRLCYLKEQEDVSFSALVQLFDPLLSPRCYAVVGLKSYGNGVTS, encoded by the exons ATGAACTCAGAGCGTTTGAACATGTTCGCTTCCTCAAACAGTCTCACGGAAATCCAGCGATACATAGATGAAGTTAGGCGCTTTCTGTCCGTGGCTCTGAGCATCGCTAACGCTCACACTGTGGAGTTTTACACCCACGACGTGTGGCAGCGGTTCATGGCGGTTGGGCCGGGGGAGGTGCTGTCAGCCGTCAGCGCCTGCAGTGACCGGCAGGGGGCGGCAGAGCACAACGGTCCCG CACAAACCGAAACCATGTTTGGGTTTTGCAGGGAGACAAATCGACTGGTTGATACCCATGAACTTTTGCAGATGGCCAAGGTTCACTCTCTTCCTGGCCTTGAAGTCTGTTTGAGCAGAGATGAGCTAATGCAGGCCTTCAGACAGAGCAGGCCTGAGCATGGGGCTCTGCCAGCAGATATAG CAGCTGAACTGGAGCCAGATGCTTTTATGAAAGCTAAAAAATCTCATGAAGTCCAGTCTATGTCTGAGGTGGTGGCCTGTTTAGCTGAACACTGTCGAGTCAAACAG GTGATAGATGTGGGCTCAGGAAAGGGTTACCTGAGCTCCTTCCTGTCCCTGCAGTACGGCCTCAGAGTTTATGGCATCGACTCCTCCAGCACCAACACCCACGGTGCCCAGGAAAGAAACAGGAAGCTCAAGAAGTTCTCCAGGGTGTACCAGAAACGCAGCAAGGTGATAAAGGCACAGGCAGAGGCTGTACATTCACCTCAGGAAGAGCTGGCACAAATAAAGTCTGGAATTAATGGAGGTGGTGATGTTTTATATGGTGATGGGGATAAAATGCCACAGGAGGAGGTGTTAACTGACTTATCAGAAGTGGACCAGCATTCAGAGTCAACCCCAGAAACAGAGGAGCTCTTCCTAAGCACTCTTTCACTGGATGTCATACAGACTGCCAGAACTTCCCCGAGTCACCTGAgtgctgaggagagagagaggaggaagagggagaacctagagaggaaacagaggaacAGAAGTGAGAGTTCCAATGTCGTCTTTTCACCTCTCACATCTTACATTACTGCAGAAACTGAGCTCCGAGAGCTTATCAGTGAGCTGGAG GATGCGGTCATGGTTGGCCTGCACACATGTGGTGACTTGGCTCCCAGCACCCTGAGGATGTTTGTGGCTAAACGAGAGCTGGCCGCAGTCTGCAGTGTGGGCTGCTGCTATCACCTGCTGTCTGAGGAGTTTGACAGTGCCGGACAGG AGTGtttgcaaagtgtgtgtggtttccCTCTGAGTCAGTACCTCCGCAGCCAGTCCTGGTTCTGCGGCAGAAACGCCAGGATGTCAGCATGTTTG GCACTGGAGAGGGTTTCACATGGAAAAGGA ATTCAGATGGAGTCTCTGTTCTACCGAGCAGTCCTCCATGTTATTCTGAGAGACCACTACGACTCCTATAAAAG TGAAAAGCGAGTTGGGAATGTTTACTCCAAGGCTAAATCATTCGTGGACTATGTTCGTCGAGCTCTTCGCAAACTGGAACTGGATGAATCAAAG CTTTCTGACAGTGAAATCCAGGATTACTATGACACATATAGACCACGAATAGACGAGATGCATGCTTTTAATATG TTGAAGGTGACTCTGGCTCCCTGTATCGAAGGTCTGATTCTCCTGGATCGCCTCTGTTACCTGAAGGAACAG GAGGACGTATCATTCTCTGCACTGGTGCAGCTCTTTGATCCCCTGCTGTCACCAAGATGTTACGCTGTCGTGGGACTGAAGAGTTATGGAAACGGAGTTACAAGCTAA
- the ccdc59 gene encoding thyroid transcription factor 1-associated protein 26 homolog, which yields MAPIDQKTKNKTFAGRDGNWKKSKHNAQGVKKKRKWIPEQKMFEGSLKEGQGFAFKRKQRVKHEYNKLLRKEKKKKSTESKLVYMEEYPEHLRHLYVAEAEKLKQEAWANRLNRTKLRMKRQEKGEGTAECGADAAQRTESADQDPEVTGASEMTDSGTGIPDPTATSEKGSLPISNRMKKKMLKKTSYQKTNEEYETIKEKRRKKKEEYLKNKQHREEAIQRYKQKKMETFQMLSKKTKKGQPNLNLQMEYLLQKIQGTDKQQQSHS from the exons ATGGCCCCAATAGATCAGAAAACGAAGAATAAGACGTTTGCAGGGAGAGATGGCAACTGGAAGAAATCAAAACATAACGCACAGGGTGtcaaaaagaagaggaaatggATCCCGGAGCAGAAAATGTTCGAAGGCAGCCTTAAGGAAG GTCAAGGGTTTGCCTTCAAGAGGAAGCAAAGAGTCAAACATGAGTACAACAAACTGCTGcggaaggagaagaagaagaagagcaccGAGTCCAAACTGGTGTACATGGAGGAGTATCCAGAACACCTCAGACATCTTTACGTGGCAGAAGCAGAGAAACTAAAACAAGAGGCCTGGGCGAATCGGCTGAACAGGACTAAGCTAAGAATGAAAAGGCAGGAGAAGGGAGAAGGGACAGCAGAATGTGGTGCTGATGCTGCACAGAGGACTGAAAGTGCTGATCAAGATCCAGAAGTTACTGGTGCATCTGAGATGACAGATTCTGGGACTGGGATCCCTGACCCAACAGCAACCTCAGAGAAGGGAAG TCTTCCAATAAGCAACcgcatgaagaaaaaaatgctgaagAAGACCTCCTATCAGAAGACAAATGAGGAATATGAGACGATCAAAGAGAAAcggagaaaaaagaaagag GAATACCTGaagaacaaacagcacagagaagaaGCCATTCAGAggtacaaacagaaaaagatggAGACATTCCAGATGCTGAGCAAAAAGACGAAGAAAGGACAGCCAAATCTCAACCTTCAAATGGAGTATCTGCTTCAGAAGATCCAAGGAACTGATAAACAACAGCAGAGTCACAGCTGA